CTGGCGTTTCTGGATGGTTCACCCCGCACCGCGATGGCCATTGCCAGCCAGGCAAGCATCCTGCTGGTGGTGCAGCGGTCGGCCTTCAATGAACTGGTGCAGCGCGAACCGCACCTCGGCATGGTGGTAATGCGCAATGTGGCGATCGACCTTTCCAACAAGCTGCGCAAAGCCAACACGGCCATCAACACGACGAAGAAGTAGGCGGTGGAATTTCCGCGACGACGACCGTGCCACCGCCGGGAGTACCGCTAATGTCCACCCGTCCCCCCAGTGCGAAAGCGCGCTCATGCATACTTAACAGGCCCAGCGCGCTTTTATCGTTCAATTCCGAGGCGGTAATCCCGCGTCCGTCATCCCGTACCCGCATACATACCGTCCCCTGCTCCTGGGACAGGGTCACTTCGACGTGCGTGGCGTTGGCATGGCGCAAAATGTTGGTCAACGCCTCCTGCTGGATGCGGAAGAGCGTGGTGGCCAGCTCGGGCCACACGACTTCCTCGCGCAGACTGGAATTGAAATCGCAGACCACCCCGGTACGTCGTTCAAATTCCTTGGCCTGCCATTCCAACGCGGCCGCCAAATCCAAATCATCCAGCACCCCCGGCCGCAGTTCGCGTGAAATTTCCCGCACCATTTCCACGGTAACATCCGCCAAGTCGGCAATATCCCGCATTTTCCGCCGCAGTTCCTCCTGGTCGAAGTTCAACCGGTTGGCCACCCAAACCACATCCATCTTGATGCCGGTCACCAATTGGCCGAGGTTGTCATGTACTTCCCGGGCAATCCGGGTGCGCTCCTCTTCGCGCACCGTGGTAGTACGGGCGGCCAGCGCGCGCATTTGCTCGCGGGAATGTGCGAGTTCAACCTCGGCGCGCTGGCGTTCGGATATATCGCGATAATACGATTGCAGGGTGCCGTCCGGCAGCATTTTGGAGGACATTTCCACCGGTACTTCACCGCCGTTTTTCCGGCGCAACCGCCGTTCATGGATTACCGTCTGCCCGCTGAGCAACAGGTCGAAGCGCAAGGGTGTCTGCCGCAAAATCTCCGGTGGAAACAAACGTGTGATATGCATTCCCACCAGTTCCGCGCGCGCATAACCGCTCAACTCGCAGATCCGCGTGTTGGCATCCAGAATGGTCCCATCCTGGGCGCCCAGCAGGATACCGTCCGCGCCAAAATCAAACAACCCCCGGTACCGTTCCTCGGAGCGGCGCACCGCCGCTTCCGCCTGCCGTCGTTGCGTGACATCCCGCGTGAACGCCGCCACGGCAAAGAGTGTTTCGCGCTCGTCAAACACCGGGCAGAAGTGATGTTCCAACCAATAATCTCCCCGTTGATCCTCAAACGTGACCGGCTGCCGGGTCTCCAGGACCTTTTGTCCCCAATCGCATCGCAAATTACCCGTGGCAGGTGGCAGAAACTCCCGAATGTTGTGGCCAATCATAGCATCCGCCGTCCGCCCCACCCGTTGAGCGCCGGTTTTGTTGATAAACAAGACCTGTCCCTCCCTGTTCACCAATAGCAAGGTTTCCAGGGAAGCATCCATCATGGCTTGCAAGATCCGTCGGTCATGTTCGTTTTGCGCCAGCAGTTGATCGCGTTCCTGTTGCCGTTTTTCCAGCGCGGCGGCCAGAAGATCAATCGATTGGGATAACTCCACCAGTTCGCCGGATGAACCATGACGGCCCACCCGCGCATCCAAGCAGCCGGCGGTCAACTTGCGCGTGGCTGCCACCAAACGTTTGATTTGACGGATAACCAGAAATTCGACCGCCAGCAGCGGCACCACGACGGCCGCCATACACGCCAAAGCGA
The genomic region above belongs to Verrucomicrobiota bacterium and contains:
- a CDS encoding PAS domain S-box protein, which translates into the protein MRPPVLFSLRGRLLLLIALALLPILSLLWYHVWQADHAMVSEIEIHVFNETQFALACMAAVVVPLLAVEFLVIRQIKRLVAATRKLTAGCLDARVGRHGSSGELVELSQSIDLLAAALEKRQQERDQLLAQNEHDRRILQAMMDASLETLLLVNREGQVLFINKTGAQRVGRTADAMIGHNIREFLPPATGNLRCDWGQKVLETRQPVTFEDQRGDYWLEHHFCPVFDERETLFAVAAFTRDVTQRRQAEAAVRRSEERYRGLFDFGADGILLGAQDGTILDANTRICELSGYARAELVGMHITRLFPPEILRQTPLRFDLLLSGQTVIHERRLRRKNGGEVPVEMSSKMLPDGTLQSYYRDISERQRAEVELAHSREQMRALAARTTTVREEERTRIAREVHDNLGQLVTGIKMDVVWVANRLNFDQEELRRKMRDIADLADVTVEMVREISRELRPGVLDDLDLAAALEWQAKEFERRTGVVCDFNSSLREEVVWPELATTLFRIQQEALTNILRHANATHVEVTLSQEQGTVCMRVRDDGRGITASELNDKSALGLLSMHERAFALGGRVDISGTPGGGTVVVAEIPPPTSSSC